Proteins encoded by one window of uncultured Sunxiuqinia sp.:
- a CDS encoding amidohydrolase family protein, which yields MRKYAAHYLFPGNRNPIAKGIIKVDSSGLILELIHPVNGLSEQEGMEFHNGIICPAFVNVFHEFEDERFFRKFPLLQKYNHLKPERLNTEKDILSWIKAIQRENIQITLDELIRIFTLDAAKSIKLEKEVGSLEKGKRPGLMLISGMDYRNLQLSENSYLKMLI from the coding sequence ATGAGAAAATATGCCGCTCACTACCTGTTTCCTGGCAACAGAAACCCAATTGCAAAAGGAATAATCAAAGTCGATTCAAGCGGCTTGATTCTCGAATTAATTCATCCCGTTAATGGACTGAGCGAGCAAGAAGGCATGGAGTTTCATAACGGAATTATTTGTCCCGCATTTGTAAATGTTTTTCACGAATTTGAAGATGAGCGTTTTTTTAGAAAATTTCCTTTGTTGCAGAAATATAATCACCTGAAGCCGGAAAGACTCAATACCGAAAAAGATATTTTGTCGTGGATTAAAGCGATTCAACGTGAAAATATACAAATAACACTTGACGAGCTAATCAGAATTTTCACGCTTGATGCAGCCAAGTCCATTAAGCTTGAAAAGGAAGTCGGGAGCCTCGAAAAAGGAAAACGCCCCGGCTTAATGTTGATCTCAGGAATGGACTATCGAAACCTTCAGCTTTCTGAGAATAGCTATTTAAAAATGCTGATCTAA
- a CDS encoding DUF4296 domain-containing protein → MKGNSNFVKLLKKNMQRITFYFFVLLLTFGSFACKEKKGYPKPDNLVSEEKMVDILYDIHLGEAYSEKFRYAGDTTKLESKDLYFSILEEHKMQDSIFAESVVYYSSMPKIYARIYQQVIDRLKMLQEESNKKEEVNIQPEK, encoded by the coding sequence ATGAAAGGGAATTCTAACTTTGTCAAGCTATTAAAGAAAAACATGCAACGAATAACCTTCTATTTTTTTGTTTTATTATTGACTTTCGGGAGTTTTGCCTGTAAAGAAAAAAAAGGCTACCCAAAGCCTGACAATCTGGTGAGCGAAGAAAAAATGGTCGATATACTTTACGACATTCATCTTGGTGAAGCATACTCCGAAAAATTTCGGTATGCTGGCGACACCACGAAACTTGAATCGAAAGACCTCTATTTTTCAATATTGGAAGAACACAAGATGCAAGACTCAATTTTTGCTGAGTCGGTGGTGTATTACTCCAGCATGCCTAAAATTTACGCCCGAATTTACCAACAAGTCATTGATCGGTTGAAGATGCTACAAGAAGAGAGTAACAAGAAAGAAGAAGTAAACATTCAACCCGAAAAATGA
- the radA gene encoding DNA repair protein RadA: MAKVKTVHVCQNCGSQSPKWVGRCTNCGEWNTFVEEAVVKETKSPLSSRTASGSKPQKLNEVRTEQTQRIDCCNRELNRVLGGGLVPGSLVLVGGEPGIGKSTLVLQVALDLKSKKILYVSGEESIQQIKIRANRLKRENDNCYFLSETSLENILTHCEHLEPEVLIIDSIQTVATAHIESSPGSVSQIRECTNAILKFSKERQIPAILIGHITKEGSLAGPKVLEHMVDTVLQFEGENQYLYRILRSIKNRFGSTSELGIFEMNNEGMREVSNPSELLINRDHEGLSGTAISGAIEGNRPLLIEIQSLVSTAAYGTPQRSSTGFDLRRLNMLLAVLEKRAGFKLASKDVFLNIAGGIKVDDPAIDLAVISAILSSNFDLAIDKKLCFTGEVGLSGEIRAVNRLEQRIAEAEKLGMQKIFIPQNGKSLNLSKFKIQIEEVNRVDDFFKKLFQKN; encoded by the coding sequence ATGGCTAAAGTAAAAACGGTTCACGTTTGTCAAAACTGTGGAAGCCAATCGCCCAAATGGGTGGGACGCTGCACCAACTGTGGCGAGTGGAACACTTTTGTTGAAGAAGCAGTGGTGAAAGAAACAAAAAGCCCGCTAAGTTCGCGAACTGCAAGCGGCTCAAAACCGCAAAAGCTAAATGAAGTCAGAACAGAGCAAACCCAACGAATTGATTGCTGTAACCGAGAGCTGAACCGTGTATTGGGTGGTGGCCTGGTTCCCGGCTCATTGGTTTTGGTTGGTGGCGAACCCGGCATTGGGAAATCGACGCTGGTTTTGCAAGTTGCCCTTGATTTAAAATCGAAGAAAATCTTATACGTTTCAGGCGAAGAAAGCATTCAGCAAATTAAAATTCGTGCCAACCGACTAAAGCGCGAAAACGATAACTGCTATTTTTTAAGCGAAACATCATTAGAGAATATCCTGACACATTGTGAACATCTGGAGCCGGAAGTACTGATCATCGACTCCATCCAAACAGTAGCAACAGCACATATTGAGTCATCGCCCGGATCAGTCAGCCAGATCCGCGAGTGCACCAACGCCATTCTCAAGTTCTCCAAAGAACGCCAAATTCCAGCCATATTAATCGGGCACATCACCAAGGAAGGAAGCTTGGCAGGCCCCAAGGTGTTGGAACACATGGTAGATACCGTTTTGCAGTTTGAGGGTGAAAATCAATACCTCTATCGAATACTAAGATCAATAAAAAACCGCTTTGGATCCACCAGCGAACTGGGTATTTTTGAGATGAATAATGAAGGGATGCGCGAAGTCAGCAATCCATCAGAGTTACTCATAAACCGCGACCACGAAGGGCTGAGTGGAACGGCTATTTCCGGAGCCATTGAAGGAAATCGCCCTTTGCTGATTGAAATCCAATCGTTGGTTAGCACTGCCGCCTATGGAACACCGCAACGCTCATCCACCGGCTTTGACCTACGCCGACTGAATATGCTACTGGCAGTATTGGAAAAACGCGCAGGTTTTAAACTGGCTTCCAAAGATGTGTTTCTCAATATTGCCGGAGGTATTAAAGTTGACGACCCGGCAATCGATCTGGCGGTGATCTCTGCCATTCTATCGTCCAACTTCGATTTAGCCATCGATAAGAAACTTTGTTTCACCGGGGAAGTTGGGCTATCTGGCGAAATTAGAGCTGTGAACCGACTGGAACAACGCATCGCTGAAGCCGAAAAACTGGGAATGCAAAAAATATTCATCCCCCAAAACGGTAAAAGCCTCAACCTAAGTAAATTTAAAATTCAAATCGAAGAAGTAAATCGGGTCGATGATTTCTTCAAAAAGCTTTTTCAGAAAAACTAA
- the rfaE2 gene encoding D-glycero-beta-D-manno-heptose 1-phosphate adenylyltransferase — MNEITGKIHHSFDEFFNTLKSWKTTNQKLVFTNGCFDLVHRGHIDSLVKSAKFGDKLIIGLNTDHSVKLLKGETRPLVDEESRAILMASLQMVDAVVLFDEETPYELIKAIQPDVLVKGNEYSIEEIAGHDVVLARGGKVERIELTDGLSTSALIEKIKKL, encoded by the coding sequence ATGAATGAAATTACGGGTAAAATCCATCACTCTTTCGACGAATTTTTCAACACGCTAAAATCTTGGAAAACAACAAATCAAAAGCTTGTTTTCACCAACGGATGCTTTGACTTGGTTCATCGCGGACATATTGACTCTTTAGTGAAATCTGCCAAATTTGGCGACAAATTGATTATTGGTCTCAACACCGATCATTCGGTCAAATTACTAAAGGGCGAAACACGTCCCCTCGTCGATGAAGAGTCGCGAGCCATCCTGATGGCTTCGCTGCAAATGGTTGACGCCGTAGTTCTCTTTGACGAAGAAACCCCCTACGAACTCATCAAAGCCATTCAGCCCGATGTGTTAGTGAAAGGAAATGAATATAGCATTGAAGAAATTGCCGGACACGATGTGGTGCTGGCCCGCGGAGGAAAAGTAGAACGAATAGAGCTCACCGACGGACTTTCCACTTCCGCATTAATCGAAAAAATAAAAAAACTCTGA
- the panD gene encoding aspartate 1-decarboxylase — MFIEVCKSKIHKVSVTEANLQYVGSITIDEDLMDAANLIENEKVQVVNINNGERLETYVIKGKRDSGVICLNGPAARKVAVGDVVIIISYATMDFEEAKTFKPSLVFPDIETNKLV; from the coding sequence ATGTTTATTGAAGTTTGTAAATCGAAAATACATAAGGTAAGTGTTACTGAAGCGAACCTGCAGTACGTTGGAAGTATCACAATTGATGAAGATTTAATGGATGCTGCAAATCTTATTGAAAATGAAAAGGTTCAGGTAGTAAACATTAACAATGGAGAGCGTTTGGAAACCTACGTAATCAAAGGTAAACGAGATTCGGGTGTTATTTGCCTGAACGGTCCGGCAGCGCGCAAAGTTGCCGTTGGCGACGTCGTTATCATTATTTCGTATGCAACCATGGATTTTGAAGAAGCTAAAACATTTAAACCCAGCTTGGTTTTCCCCGACATTGAGACCAATAAACTCGTTTAA
- the panC gene encoding pantoate--beta-alanine ligase, translated as MLVVKEITELQAIIDQEKKEGKTIGFVPTMGALHNGHISLVETATQQSNYVIVSIFVNPTQFNDKKDLINYPRTLERDLKLLDKTSCNLVFSPDTNTMYPEEDKRQFNFGQLETVMEGQFRPGHFNGVAQVVSKLFEIVKPDKAFFGLKDFQQLVIIKALVKQLNLPIEIVPCPIVRENDGLAMSSRNQRLTEEQRHNASHIYKTLCEARNKAHIMSVKELKRWVTETINQNEFLEEEYFEISDDEQLNTINDWNSPLNKVGCIAVQCGEVRLIDNIVFE; from the coding sequence GAAATAACAGAATTGCAAGCGATCATTGATCAAGAGAAAAAAGAGGGCAAAACGATTGGTTTTGTTCCTACGATGGGTGCTTTACACAATGGACATATTTCATTGGTTGAAACAGCCACACAACAGTCAAACTATGTGATTGTTAGCATCTTTGTGAACCCCACTCAATTCAATGATAAAAAAGATTTAATTAATTATCCGAGAACTCTGGAAAGAGATTTAAAATTACTGGATAAAACTTCCTGTAATTTAGTGTTTTCGCCTGATACTAATACGATGTATCCTGAGGAAGACAAGCGACAGTTTAATTTCGGACAGCTTGAAACAGTTATGGAAGGTCAGTTTCGGCCGGGGCACTTCAACGGTGTAGCACAGGTTGTAAGCAAGCTTTTTGAAATCGTAAAACCAGACAAAGCTTTTTTTGGGTTGAAGGACTTTCAACAGCTGGTAATTATAAAAGCTCTGGTAAAACAGTTAAATTTGCCCATTGAAATTGTGCCTTGTCCAATTGTCCGTGAAAACGATGGATTAGCTATGAGTTCTCGAAACCAAAGGCTTACAGAAGAACAAAGACATAATGCCTCACATATTTATAAAACGCTATGTGAAGCTCGGAACAAAGCTCACATTATGAGCGTAAAAGAACTTAAAAGGTGGGTTACAGAAACAATTAATCAGAATGAATTTCTGGAAGAAGAATACTTTGAAATATCTGACGATGAACAACTTAATACAATCAACGATTGGAACAGCCCGCTAAACAAAGTTGGATGCATAGCTGTTCAGTGTGGAGAGGTTAGGTTAATTGACAATATTGTGTTTGAATAA